The Zingiber officinale cultivar Zhangliang chromosome 10A, Zo_v1.1, whole genome shotgun sequence genome contains a region encoding:
- the LOC122026702 gene encoding uncharacterized protein LOC122026702, which yields MADKLLKDYATSYAQGVRSSITRPPIEANNFEITPAVIHMVQENQFGGGPHEDPNHHLELFYEICGTMKVNGVPPDSVRVLLFRFSLKDRAKQWLNSLPANNISSWEQWNPIKASGKFDVDVVILMLAKLDALAKKFDAMGGNTTNAIACVCDTCGSTNHAQDTCPFGPIQAQMNQLEKCDAIANYNQRQNNPYSNTYNPGWRNHPNFSYRNKQDQGPTHQSHQPGQQGYQSRQQTYQQQQPSQLSRIEKMLEEALLEQKEMKNEIKKLT from the exons ATGGCCGACAAACTGTTGAAAGATTACGCGACATCATATGCACAAGGGGTTCGGTCCAGTATCACCCGACCGCCCATTGAAGCCAACAACTTCGAAATCACGCCTgcagtaatccacatggtccaGGAAAATCAATTCGGAGGAGGACCGCATGAGGACCCAAATCACCACCTAGAGCTGTTCTACGAGATCTGTGGCACTATGAAGGTAAATGGAGTCCCCCCAGATTCAGTTAGAGTACTTCTCTTCAGGTTTTCCCTGAAAGATAGAGCCAAGCAGTGGCTGAACTCCCTTCCAGCGAACAACATATCATCCTGGGAGCAGT GGAATCCAATTAAAGCGTCAGGGAAATTCGACGTGGATGTAGTCATACTCATGTTAGCAAAGCTGGACGCTCTGGCCAAGAAATTTGACGCCATGGGAGGCAACACAACTAATGCAATAGCATGTGTCTGTGACACTTGTGGAAGTACGAATCATGCTCAAGACACTTGCCCCTTTGGTCCGATTCAGGCACAGATGAACCAACTTGAGAAATGTGACGCAATAGCCAACTACAATCAGAGGCAAAATaatccgtactccaacacatataaccctggatggaggaaCCACCCCAATTTCTCATATCGAAATAAGCAGGACCAAGGACCAACACATCAAAGTCATCAGCCTGGGCAACAGGGGTACCAATCTAGACAACAGACTTATCAACAGCAGCAACCTTCACAACTGTCcagaattgaaaagatgcttgaggaagcGCTCTTAGAACAGAaggagatgaagaatgagatcaagaaACTGACCTAG